One region of Rhizoctonia solani chromosome 9, complete sequence genomic DNA includes:
- a CDS encoding Retrotransposable element Tf2 protein, producing the protein MRIHPVFHINLLTKFHPDPHGRNPPQPAPIVTEEGEEEYEVEKILDSKWKGRGKTRKLWYLIKWKGYDKGSNSWEPIDNVANAKEAKEEFHKEYPDAVGA; encoded by the coding sequence atgcgcatacatcctgtATTCCATATCAATCTTCTTACTAAATTtcatcctgaccctcatggacgcaaccctccccaacctgcacccattgtcacagaagaaggagaggaggaatatgaggttgaaAAAATTTTGGATAgtaaatggaaaggacgtGGTAAAACAAGGAAACTCTGGTATCTGATtaagtggaaaggatatgacaAAGGGAGCAATTCCTGGGAGCCAATTGATAATGTGGCCAATGCCAAGGAAGCAAAAGAAGAGTTCCATAAAGAGTaccctgatgcagttggagcttga
- a CDS encoding helicase swr-1 gives MDDHNAQCPGCTRTFFNAHYCRSHQTQKKCYPEPVNVSVAHTKPLYANSLHQHDAPDHDDCKPSPLVPGSQPHGEDNTNAVPRVATTRKELQQQIQEIILGILDKNWHHQNLSLPVLPATSPTKAEISNPDVTRLELPPDMDKRIAEFLDDMLAKFKAPPTSTKDQDNGNTDSDSNSKSDLETASVNTNGQHNIDLDEIEVELLLDIESKDGYEAYPEFGEDHLALDDNIAMSPTPDTDMMDIGQTNKDLQMDELDMPRACLRQCLNCLEHLHQQKVHTAMLPAWPFADYLEFQFVQWLVENDVSQGAQDKLIKLPIITQQAGLSFSSNHTLNKLLDKLLTAGPKWWRITQKITGNITGANRKKLTELVEIWMHNILQVVEELLGNIAYGKQLVFVPQKVYLDDSKRKIDEMWTADWWNETQKKLPPGATVILIIISSDATQLTNFLGGKSAWPVYITIGNIPKSICAKVSSYATMLLAYLPSPKFNCFTKKERGNQKCKLFHQSMQMILEPLVKARNKGVEMECGNRQ, from the exons ATGGACGACCACAATGCCCAATGCCCAGGATGCACAAGGACCTTTTTCAATGCTCACTACTGCAGGAGCCACCAAACCCAAAAGAAATGCTATCCTGAACCGGTCAATGTTTCAGTTGCACATACCAAACCGTTATATGCCAACTCACTGCA CCAACATGACGCACCAGACCATGATGATTGCAAGCCGTCACCATTGGTGCCAGGTTCACAGCCACATGGGGAAGATAACACAA ATGCTGTACCACGCGTTGCCACAACACGCAAAGAACTCCAGcaacaaatccaagaaat CATACTGGGAATTCTGGACAAGAATTGGCACCATCAAAACTTGTCCTTGCCTGTGCTGCCTGCCACCAGTCCCACCAAAGCTGAAATATCAAATCCTGATGTGACAAGGCTTGAGCTACCTCCGGACATGGATAAAAGAATTGCAGAGTT CTTGGATGACATGctggccaaattcaaagcgCCACCAACCAGTACCAAAGACCAGGACAATGGCAATACTGATAGTGATAGCAATAGCAAATCTGACTTGGAAACCGCAAGTGTCAATACCAATGGACAACACAATATAGACCTTGATGAAATAGAAGTTGAATTGTTATTAGACATAGAATCCAAGGACGGCTATGAAGCTTACCCGgagtttggtgaagaccaTTTGGCTCTAGATGACAATATAGCTATGAGCCCAACACCAGATACAGACATGATGGATATTGGTCAAACCAACAAGGACCTGCAAATGGATGAGTTGGATATGCCCAGGGCTTGTTTAAGGCAATGCCTCAACTGTCTGGAGCACTTACATCAGCAGAAGGTACACACAGCAATGTTGCCGGCTTGGCCATTTGCGGATTATCTTGAGTTCCAGTTTGTGCAATGGCTGGTTGAGAATGATGTCAGTCAAGGAGCCCAAGACAAGTTAATCAAGCTACCAATT ATAACCCAGCAGGCTGGTCTCTCCTTTTCAAGTAATCATACCCTGAACAAGCTTCTTGATAAGCTCCTGACAGCTGGTCCAAAGTGGTGGCGGATTACGCAAAAAATCACTGGCAATATTACCGGTGCAAACAGAAAAAAACTCACTGAATTAGTGGAGATATGGATGCACAACATACTCCAAGTTGTAGAAGAGTTGCTGGGAAATATTGCGTATGGGAAGCAGTTAGTTTTTGTCCCACAAAAGGTCTACCTGGATGACAGCAAGAGAAAGATAGATGAAATGTGGACGGCTGATTGGTGGAATGAAACACAA AAAAAGCTGCCACCAGGGGCAACGGTCATTCTGATAATAATATCTTCAGATGCAACCCAACTCACCAATTTTTTGGGTGGAAAATCTGCCTGGCCAGTGTACATAACTATTGGAAACATACCTAAAAGTATCTGTGCAAAGGTCAGTAGCTATGCAACCATGTTGCTGGCGTACCTCCCTTCTCCAAAATTCAACTGTTTCACAAAGAAGGAGAGGGGGAATCAG AAATGCAAACTCTTTCACCAGAGTATGCAAATGATTCTTGAGCCTTTGGTGAAGGCCAGGAACAAGGGTGTTGAAATGGAGTGCGGCAACAG ACAATGA